The Pseudomonadota bacterium genome segment TAAAGCTCACTAATCTCGTCATCTCGCACACTAACCCGGGTCATTCCATGGGCGGAAACAGCTATATCGATGACCCGATCATCTTGCATGGTTTCACACCAGGACGGGATGCTGATCAAGCAACAACTAAGCAAAAATCCACTCCTATAAATCTTCATTGGCAACTTCCTCTAAACTCTCTACCAAAACACAACCTTTGCCAGATTCACGCCAACCCAAAGCATAAGTTTTAGTCTGCACAACTGGACTTTTGTCACGGCCAAAAAAAGCCATAAATGTACCCTGGACCAGGACTTTCTTAGCGCTTCTATCAATTGCAAATTTTTTGGGATAAAAAACTGTACTCACGCCATCTTGCTTGATACGCAGGGCATTCTTCTTGAGCACATCCTTTAAGATTTCAGCGTTGCTAGAAATTTCTAAAAACAATTTATTCTTTCGATCAACCGTATGCCGGCTAACCGTAAACAAATCTGACAACACGCTAAAAGACCAATCAACCAGGTACGTTTTACAAATTTGCTTACCATCGAAAACAATCTGCTTTTGCAAATTGTTCTGTGGCACCAAAATAACGCGATCCCTCTCTACCAAAACCTTCCAAGACAAAAGCACATTCGACAACAGCATCAATACCGTCACAACAAACGCAAAGTTACGCTGTTCTATAAGCTTGCGGCTTCTGGACAATAAATCTTGAGACCTCATGCCAGCCACCTACGTTCATAAGATGGCAGCCAAGATGCATCAATTTGCGCTACTCGACTACCGAAATACCAATTCAAAAACGAAACAACAGAAAAACCAGCAGCTTGCTTTTTAGACTTTTTCCAAAGCCAAACTCCACCTAGAGCCAACGCAAGCAACACAAATCCTATAACCTTATTGCTGACAAAGAAAAATACTGAAAAACCCACAACCCCAATGGAAAGTTCATCGATTGTCAAACCAACAACACGCAAAGGTGCAGACATATGCTTGAAAATCCTGTGCTCACCAAGATTCATTGCTCGACTCCTCTTGATTGCACCACAAAAACCTGCTTTTACACCGAATTAGGGCGCAAAACACACAAAGAATTCTTGAGAATTTTAGAAAACAAGGTATGATTAGAAGCATCTAATTTCTTTCCGGATGTTAGTGTTACGTCTCTGTTGGCGGGGAAAATTACGGCAACAGGGGCGTTTTTCTAAGTTCCGACACTCATTTTTGACACAACCTTCGCCTTGGTAATACCCCAAATAAGAGGCTTTACCCTACCCACACACTTGGTAAAACTTGTTTTTCTATTCATCATCTCTTCTTCTCCTCTTCATCCTTATGCCGACTAAACTTATGCCGGCCAAAATAAAATCATAGCCAAGTGTTCCCACGGTCTTTCGTTACCAAACGACCGTGACTCAAACAAAAAATAAGCCTTACGCTACCAAAAATACTAAATAAAAAAAACTACCAACACAGGAGAAATCCCCGCTGTTAAACAAAAATATTATTATCTAAAATTTTAACTAAATTACTGCGCCAACGGGAAAATGCACTGTGATTTTCCTGTTAACACTTGTGCTTATACAGAAAATTAACATGCGATGCAACCAGTTTTTTTCATGGTAAGAAACTTTTTGCCTTGTGGAAGACTAAATCCCAGTTGCAGATCCCACCAATTGTGGCGGGGATCATTTGCTGGCAAAAGAAATCATAACATCTACCGTCTTGAACCTTTATTCCAGCCAAAGCTACACGAACGTGACAGACCTTGCTCAGGTACGTGGTCTTGCCTACTTCTTTCCGATTGCAACCCATGTAGAATATTTATGGCAAAAATAGAATCAAAGTCTGGGTATAATCCAGTGGGTAACTGATCTAATAAAAACCAAGCTAAATGATAGAATTTCCTACGTTGCTTTGGTTCTGCGTATTTAAATCTTACTGCATTAATCATGGGTAACTCTAACCTCAGAAATACAAGCGCCAGAATCTTGAAGTGCTTGCAAGATATTTTCTAAGAAATTTTGCTTTACCCAGTTTGCTATAAAACGTGTAGGTGCAATCAACTCAAAAACAGAATCGTCTAGTTCTTTCAATTTAAGCTTGGAAATCCAACTTTTAAAGGTTGGGGCTCCCAAAGTTCGAGCTAATTGCTTGCAAACACTGGTCCAAAGAGGAGAAAATTTCTGTTGAGTAATTTCAGCTTCAACTTGCGCTAAAGTAACAGATTCTGTTGCTGAGTCATCCTGCTGATTATTTTCGTAAGCTCCCTCCAAAACTTTGGTAAGGTTTTCAGAATTTAAGATCCAGTTAAGATTAATCTGCCAACCACGCTCCCCTTTCCCCATCAAAAAATCGTTAGAGGAAATCTGTTTGCACAGGTTTTCCCATTTTCCAAGGTCGTTTGAGAATTCTTCCTGCAATAGTTCTGCCAATCTTTCCTCTCTCATCGGAGTCATGCGACAAGGAGTTTTATCTTTCCAAACATGAATGTTCCACGAATCAAGCATTTCTTGCACCTCTTGCACTAAATTTTTTGATTGAATTTCTGCACACGCGTCCTTCTCTGTGTGTGTAGTCTCTATAGTAATCTTATCTATATATGATCGGGCCAATTTGGCCCGATCGATCGGGCCAGCAATAATCCCTTTGTCAACAACGCTTTGAGCCCGTTTCTCGATCGGGCCAAATTGGCCCGATCGATGAGTACCAATTTGGCCCGATCGAGGGGCCCATTTTGCTTCATTTTCTTCAGAGGGATTTTTCAAGGTATCGCTGTTATTTTTCGGATTTTCATACGGATGGATTTTCTTATCATTTTTTTGGCGAGGATTATGGGGTTTTGCCTTGCTCTCGATTTCTGCAAGTTGACCATAAGCAATCGTATACCATTTTACTTTATTGAATCGATTTTGATTAAGTTGCTTGCTAATTAGCAAGCCCAATTTTTCTAGGGATTGTAGGGTTCTTTTTACAGTTCTTTCCGATAAAAAGGAAAACTGCTCTTGCCATTGTTGGTAGGTGTTGTGTACCCAATACTTGCCTTCAATAAAATTTTGATTGAAATTGGGGTTAAGCCAATAATGGACTTGCTGTAGAATAATGGCCTCATTCAGGCCAATTTCTTTTGCTAAAGATGGAAGCACCATTAATGGTGACTCGTTGATAAGAAGTTTGCTCATAGTCTTTTCCTTTACGTTCAATGTATTTTATACAAACACAACTTGACAATTGACCCTGAAAAGGCTAAAATGAGCTTGTTGATTTGGGCTCTTATAGCCGTCCCGGGTTTTGTGATCTGGGGGTTATATAGGCCGCTAGCTTGCCCCCCGTCAAGCTAGACCGTTTGTTTATATCATTTCGTTCATTCTCCTCTGCTCATATGTCTAAGTCGATGATTTGCTTTGTTGACGTGGCCTTTTTTTTCGCAATCTCTTCAAAGTATGCACGAACAACCTTTTCAAACCAACCTGATTTGGTAAGGTACTCCCTGCGTGCATCTTCCTCTATTTCTTTAAGAAGATCACGCGGTAATCTAATATTTATGACCCCTTTTGTTTTCATAGTTTCCTAAACTTTTAATTAACTTCTAGTTGCAAGCTAATTCCTTGCAGAGGCTAA includes the following:
- a CDS encoding TraE/TraK family type IV conjugative transfer system protein, translating into MRSQDLLSRSRKLIEQRNFAFVVTVLMLLSNVLLSWKVLVERDRVILVPQNNLQKQIVFDGKQICKTYLVDWSFSVLSDLFTVSRHTVDRKNKLFLEISSNAEILKDVLKKNALRIKQDGVSTVFYPKKFAIDRSAKKVLVQGTFMAFFGRDKSPVVQTKTYALGWRESGKGCVLVESLEEVANEDL
- the traL gene encoding type IV conjugative transfer system protein TraL: MNLGEHRIFKHMSAPLRVVGLTIDELSIGVVGFSVFFFVSNKVIGFVLLALALGGVWLWKKSKKQAAGFSVVSFLNWYFGSRVAQIDASWLPSYERRWLA
- a CDS encoding DnaA N-terminal domain-containing protein: MSKLLINESPLMVLPSLAKEIGLNEAIILQQVHYWLNPNFNQNFIEGKYWVHNTYQQWQEQFSFLSERTVKRTLQSLEKLGLLISKQLNQNRFNKVKWYTIAYGQLAEIESKAKPHNPRQKNDKKIHPYENPKNNSDTLKNPSEENEAKWAPRSGQIGTHRSGQFGPIEKRAQSVVDKGIIAGPIDRAKLARSYIDKITIETTHTEKDACAEIQSKNLVQEVQEMLDSWNIHVWKDKTPCRMTPMREERLAELLQEEFSNDLGKWENLCKQISSNDFLMGKGERGWQINLNWILNSENLTKVLEGAYENNQQDDSATESVTLAQVEAEITQQKFSPLWTSVCKQLARTLGAPTFKSWISKLKLKELDDSVFELIAPTRFIANWVKQNFLENILQALQDSGACISEVRVTHD